CTGAAAAGTTTTCCATTCAGAAACAGGCTTGTGGCTTGGAACAGGCGAGTATCCAGCTTCGCCTGATAGACCATGGCTTCCATCCAAGAGACGACCATCAAGCATAATGGCAGAACCAAATCCGCTTCGCACTGCCAGGCAGATAAAATCGGACATGTTCTTTGCAGCTCCAGAACTCCATTCGGTCAATGCATAACAGCGGATGTTGTTGTCGACCACACAGGGAAGGCCCGAGTGGTTTTCTACGAGTTCCCGGATGGGTATGTTTTTCGCTGCTTCAATAAAGTCGTAATGTATAAGCGTCCCTGATTTTCGGTTGATAATACCTGGAGCGGCCACGCCCACACCGAGAACTTTGGTTTTTGAATCTTTAGCAGCCTCTAATCCTTTATCAATAAATCCAAGGATATGATCGATCAGTTTTTGAGGGTCCTTCATCGGCAATAATTTTTGATGCTCCTGAAAAAGTACCTTTCCGGCAAAGCTCACCAACACAACCCTCATCCGCTTGGCCTCAAAATCCAGCCCAACAAAACTACCGTAACCAGGATTGGCGCTCAAAGGAATAGGCACACGCCCTCTTCGCTCAGTCCCATTCATAGTTTCAAGAATCAATCCTTCATTGATCATTTCCATGACAACTTCGCACAAGCGTGATTTGCTCATTTGTAAGTTTCTACCCAGCTCGAGTCGCCCAATGGACCCTTTAAGGCAGATGTGTTGAAGCAAAATGTTTTTCCTCATCTCCATTTTCTCAGAGACGGTATGAGCCTTTAAAACCATTGTACTTTTCTTTATCACCTAGGAAAGATAATCGAACAGGAACGAAAAAGGTCAATGATCATTATCCAATAATGGATATATAGTCCTTGACTCTTTTTTCCGGTAAACAACATGCTCAATCTATCGAGGTCAAAGATTCATTTGTTAATAAAATAAAATTACCCTGTTCTTATCAGATAGCCTGAACGGACAAGCAAAGATGAGCTCTTCAAAATCAGATACAAATATAAAAATTGGATTACTTTTTCTGGGGCGTAAACGCCCGGGTTTCGATATGGATTGGGGTGCCGGAATGGAGATTAAGGTCCGCAACGCGGTCAATCAATCGGGCTTTGAAGTGTTCGAACCATCTCAAAAAGCGGTAGACGATGCTTCGCTTCGGAAAGTTGTAGGAGAATGCAAGGAAGCCAGAGTAAATGTACTCATCCTGCTCCAAACAACCATGGCCGATGGACGGATGGCACCCACCTTGGCTCAGATCTGGCCTCATCCACCCATATTTTGGGCAACACCTGAAAATCAGGAAGGCGATATGATCAGCTCTTGCTCGCTCGTGGGAGCTCATGTTTGGGCTACCAGCTTCCGCCATCTGGGCCGCTCTTTCGAACTGCTGAAAGGAAATCCTGAGGATTCAGAAACCCAGGCCAGGCTGGACACTTCCGTTCGGATTGCAGGTATTATTGAAAAACTACGCCACATCCGTGTCGGTGTCGTAGGGGGACAGGCACCCGGTTTTATTTCCATGACGACCGACCCATTTGTCATGCATCGCGGTTTGGGTGTTCAACTGCAGACCTACAGCCTGATCGAATTCCAAACGGTAGTAAACGAGCTCAGCGAAGAAGCCGTTGCTGCAGATGTTAAAAAAGCCAAGGCACTAGGCCTCGAGTATAAAGACGCCAGCGAAGAGGATCTTCCTATGGCCTCACGACTTTACCTGGCCATGCGCCACTTCTTTAAAGAAGAGAACCTGGATGTGCTCGGTGTGCGCTGCTGGCCCGAGATGCCCAACACGTTTGGACAGTGGCCCTATCTTGGAATGGCTCGACTGGCCGACGAAGGAATGGCTATCGCCTGTGAGGGCGATGCAGATGGTGGAATTGGGGCCTTGATTGGTGAAATGCTTGGAATGGGTCGCTGCTACATTTCCGACTGGCTCGAACACGATGAGGAAACGATCACCCTCTGGCATGTCGGCGCTGCCCCACCCTCGCTTTGCCCTCCCTGCGGTGAACCGGGTGCTGCCAAAATCGCCAAACATTTTAACGTCAAAAAACCTACCGTTGTCGAAGGGGAACTGAAAGCAGGTATGCCGCTTACTTTATTCCGCCTTTGGAGATTGGAAGGCGAGTATCACCTCAGCTCGGTTGACGCAGTAAGTGAAAAACCTCGTCGAAAACTCATGATGAGCAATGGACAGGCTCGTTTGTTAAATCGCAAACCCAACGAATGGTTCGAAGACATGTGCTACGCAGGCATGCCTCATCACCTAAATGTATTTGAAGGCAATCACACAGCCAAACTGAAACGACTTGCCAGAGTAGCCGGCATCCAATGGCACGGATAAACTATCAAAGATTCCAGATTTGTATGCACCTCATTTTAGTAACTTTTCCAACCATACGGCGGCATCGCGAGGACGCGATTGCCCTACCGATTCAGCACTCTTGGGTAGGGCCACTGCGTCCCGCAGTGCCGAACGCCGCGAGAACTATTGAACCCCGGATATAAGCATTTTAAACGACCAAAGGACTTTATGAACTCAAACGATAATCTCACAACCGAACGCCCGACCTTCGTTACGCACCTGGAGTGTGGAATGGAGGGCGATCATTATGCGGCCGATGAAATTCATGGCCTCTCCAAAGCAGGGAAACCGCTCCTGGTTCGCTACGATCTGGATGGTATCAAGAATGCGGTTACCAAGGAAGAATTGGCCAGTCGACCAGCCGACATCTGGCGTTACCGCGAATTTCTTCCCGTAAGGAAAAAAGAAAACATCGTCAGTTTAGGTGAAATTCACACTCCCATTATTGAGATACCCAAACTTGCCGCCGGCAAAGGTCAACTCCTGGTCAAAGACGAAGGACGACTCCCGACCGGATCCTTCAAAGCACGCGGACTTTGCGTGGCTGTTTGCATGGCAAAAGAACTTGGTATCACCAAAGTAGCCATGCCGACCAACGGTAATGCCGGAGCAGCTCTGGCCGCATACGGAACGCGCGCCGGAATGGATTCTTACATTTTCTGTCCGGACGATACGCCAACGATTAACGTTCGCGAGATCGCCGCCCAAGGTGCAAAAGTCTGGAGAGTAAATGGACTCATTAACGACTGTGGTCGCATCGTCGGTCAAGGCAAGGAGGCCATGGGCTGGTTTGACTTTTCAACGTTAAAAGAACCCTACCGCATTGAAGGTAAAAAGACTATGGGTCTGGAGCTGGCCGATCAAATGGGCTGGAAAGTACCCGATGTGATTTTCTACCCGACTGGCGGAGGAACTGGCCTGATTGGCATGTGGAAAGCTTTTAACGAATTAGCGAAAATCGGTTGGCTCACTGGTAAGCTTCCAAGAATGGTCGCCGTTCAAGCGACAGGTTGCGCGCCCATAGTAAAAGCCTATGAAGAAGGTACCGAGCACGCAGAACTTTGGAAGAATGCTCATACCGTGGCAGCCGGCATCCGTGTTCCTATTGCTGTAGGCGATTTCTTAATTCTGCGAGCCGTACGAGAAAGTGGCGGGTTCGCCATTGCGGTTGATGACGACTCGATCTCAGCTGGACTCGACGAAGTTTCCAAAGTGGAAGGATTACTCTTATGCCCCGAAGGAGCAGCTACCTATGCGGCCTATAAACAATCCCTGGAAAAAGGGTTAATTTCCCCGGATGACACCGTAGTTCTTTTCAACTGCGCCACCGGACTCAAATACAAATTGCCTCCAGCAGAAGATACCCTGGACTGCACCCAACCCATCAATTACCAGGACTTGTTGTGAAACGAATTCTGGTAACTGAAGCCGTAAAAGGCGAAGCGATGGATCAGCTCAGAAATGAGGCTGACCTGGAGGTGATCTTTGAACCAGGTTTATGGAATGACCCAGTTGCGCTGACAAAAGCCATAGCTGAGGCCGATGCGATCATTGTTCGCAACCAGACTCAGATTACCGCAGACCTGATCGCCGCAGCTCCGAAGTTGAAAATCATCGCTCGAGCGGGAGCTGGTCTCGATAATATCGATACGGATGCCGCAACTGCAGCCGGGGTAGTCGTCAGTTTCGCACCCAGTGAGAATTCACTATCGGTTGCGGAGCTAGCTATGGGTCTGTTTATTTCCCTGGCTAGAAATATTGCGACAGCCGATAGGGACATTCGCAATGGGAATTGGAACCGCGCGCTATTCACCGGCTCCGAGCTTTCAGGAAAAACGCTCGGTGTAGTCGGTATTGGAAGGATCGGTACCCTCGTAGCTCAACGCGCCAAAGCGTTTGGCATGAACATTGTTGCGCACGATAAATTTGTAGATCAAAACGCTTCGCATTACACTGACCTTGATGTTTCCTTTGTGGAGCTCGACGAGCTTCTGGCGCAAGCCGATTTCATAACCGTGCATCTGCCACTTCTTCCTTCTACGCGACAGCTTTTTAATAAAGAGCTTTTTGCGAAAATGAAATCATCCGCGTTCTTCGTAAACACATCGCGAGGTGAAGTGGTCGATGAAACTGCGTTGGCAGACGCACTGGAGAATGGAATCATTGCGGGTGCCGGATTGGATGTCAGAGAAACGGAACCGCCAAAAACCGGAGATCCAATCATAGTATCGGACAAGACTGTCCTTACTCCGCACATAGCAGCATTCACCAATGAAGCTCAGGAACGTGTTGTTGCTTCGGTTTGTCGAGACGCAGCCGCAGTATTACGAGGCCAAGCTGCGGTAGGATTTTTCAACTTTCCGGAACCCAAGGATTAGTTTTTTTTCGGCGAGCCAATCAACCCGGCTGCAGTATTGGAGCATATTAACCTTATTCTGTCGCTGAATATGGTGGGGCGGTTTTTGGCCCAAACCGCCGTTTCCACGTCGGTTCGCTAAACCGGAATAGTTGCGACTATTTATAGTTAAAATGGTCAAAGACTATAGATTCACGCAATTAGTGACTTCACCGTCCTGGAAAGCTTTTAAGTTATCGGCCGCCATACTCATTAGTCGGCTGCGAGCAGCTTGGGTAGCCCAAGCAGTGTGGGGTGTAATGAAACAGTTCTTGGCGCTCAGCAATGGGTTGTTAGGATCGGGTGGTTCGGTGGAAAGTACATCGAGTCCGGCACCGGCAATGCGACCTTCGTTCAATGCTTTTGCCAATGCCTCTTCATCCACCAGTTGTCCTCGACCAGTGTTGATCAGGATGGCCGTTTTTTTCATCTGCTGAATGCGCTCTTCATCAACCAGGTTTTCTGTTTTCTCGGTCAGAGGGCAGTGCAACGTGACAATATCACTTTCGCTGAACAATTCTCCGAGGCTCCTCCACGAAACACCCGAAGGCAAAATTTTGGTGAAATCATGGGTATAGGCGGTCACATCCATGCCAAAGCCATGGCCGATTTTCGCACACGCC
The sequence above is a segment of the Verrucomicrobiota bacterium genome. Coding sequences within it:
- a CDS encoding L-fucose/L-arabinose isomerase family protein, which gives rise to MSSSKSDTNIKIGLLFLGRKRPGFDMDWGAGMEIKVRNAVNQSGFEVFEPSQKAVDDASLRKVVGECKEARVNVLILLQTTMADGRMAPTLAQIWPHPPIFWATPENQEGDMISSCSLVGAHVWATSFRHLGRSFELLKGNPEDSETQARLDTSVRIAGIIEKLRHIRVGVVGGQAPGFISMTTDPFVMHRGLGVQLQTYSLIEFQTVVNELSEEAVAADVKKAKALGLEYKDASEEDLPMASRLYLAMRHFFKEENLDVLGVRCWPEMPNTFGQWPYLGMARLADEGMAIACEGDADGGIGALIGEMLGMGRCYISDWLEHDEETITLWHVGAAPPSLCPPCGEPGAAKIAKHFNVKKPTVVEGELKAGMPLTLFRLWRLEGEYHLSSVDAVSEKPRRKLMMSNGQARLLNRKPNEWFEDMCYAGMPHHLNVFEGNHTAKLKRLARVAGIQWHG
- a CDS encoding ROK family protein produces the protein MSKSRLCEVVMEMINEGLILETMNGTERRGRVPIPLSANPGYGSFVGLDFEAKRMRVVLVSFAGKVLFQEHQKLLPMKDPQKLIDHILGFIDKGLEAAKDSKTKVLGVGVAAPGIINRKSGTLIHYDFIEAAKNIPIRELVENHSGLPCVVDNNIRCYALTEWSSGAAKNMSDFICLAVRSGFGSAIMLDGRLLDGSHGLSGEAGYSPVPSHKPVSEWKTFQEVVSEKALDVDGEGKDFKLSKEKAKLVGELLGAQAASLATLLDPEAIILIGALLEPDGEIWPYVEETFRRFILSDIADKVSLLYSQVGSFAAAIGATQRCFHELYPTTSSVDRLRPNLT
- a CDS encoding threonine synthase, which gives rise to MNSNDNLTTERPTFVTHLECGMEGDHYAADEIHGLSKAGKPLLVRYDLDGIKNAVTKEELASRPADIWRYREFLPVRKKENIVSLGEIHTPIIEIPKLAAGKGQLLVKDEGRLPTGSFKARGLCVAVCMAKELGITKVAMPTNGNAGAALAAYGTRAGMDSYIFCPDDTPTINVREIAAQGAKVWRVNGLINDCGRIVGQGKEAMGWFDFSTLKEPYRIEGKKTMGLELADQMGWKVPDVIFYPTGGGTGLIGMWKAFNELAKIGWLTGKLPRMVAVQATGCAPIVKAYEEGTEHAELWKNAHTVAAGIRVPIAVGDFLILRAVRESGGFAIAVDDDSISAGLDEVSKVEGLLLCPEGAATYAAYKQSLEKGLISPDDTVVLFNCATGLKYKLPPAEDTLDCTQPINYQDLL
- a CDS encoding hydroxyacid dehydrogenase, which translates into the protein MKRILVTEAVKGEAMDQLRNEADLEVIFEPGLWNDPVALTKAIAEADAIIVRNQTQITADLIAAAPKLKIIARAGAGLDNIDTDAATAAGVVVSFAPSENSLSVAELAMGLFISLARNIATADRDIRNGNWNRALFTGSELSGKTLGVVGIGRIGTLVAQRAKAFGMNIVAHDKFVDQNASHYTDLDVSFVELDELLAQADFITVHLPLLPSTRQLFNKELFAKMKSSAFFVNTSRGEVVDETALADALENGIIAGAGLDVRETEPPKTGDPIIVSDKTVLTPHIAAFTNEAQERVVASVCRDAAAVLRGQAAVGFFNFPEPKD
- a CDS encoding D-2-hydroxyacid dehydrogenase, which produces MKIVVLDGYALNPGDLSWAEFEALGDLTVYDRSTPEEAVERARGCDALITNKALVSSEIIHNEESLQYIGVLATGVNIVDVDAATELNIPVCNVVGYGPESVAQMVFAHILNFTHRIAEQSADAKAGGWARSPDFCYWNHPLIELKDLTLGIIGFGQIGEACAKIGHGFGMDVTAYTHDFTKILPSGVSWRSLGELFSESDIVTLHCPLTEKTENLVDEERIQQMKKTAILINTGRGQLVDEEALAKALNEGRIAGAGLDVLSTEPPDPNNPLLSAKNCFITPHTAWATQAARSRLMSMAADNLKAFQDGEVTNCVNL